A portion of the Blautia hansenii DSM 20583 genome contains these proteins:
- a CDS encoding DUF885 domain-containing protein, with protein sequence MKKFFQKKRRLLLFGSALFFLFGICFFCFKSCFISPDAQFEQFTDKLFENELSSNTLNLHYTLANPEKYGIKEKEISLGDMSPESFEKGKEDLKKLQKKLNSFSPEKLSKENQIIYDILRLSFATQLSAADDYLLAEPLGANLGIQAQLPVLLAEYTFRSLDDIKDYFSLLASIPQYFKSIVRFETEKSKKGLFMSDTTADRIIEQCNTFVENTETNYLHTMFQERVQKLQEEKQISKKQASSYITMHQKLLKESVFPSYSLLAQELEHLKGTGKNKNGLSHLPKGKSYYSYLIKNDVGDYRSIDEIEKDLYQQLLQYYNDVQKLSQENPALPESLNTETAVEMVEPEKILAFLQDTITKDFPALTVKDYEVKYVPKAIEEFSSPAFYLTPPIDTLNPNTIYINKGSSVSCPELFTTLAHEGFPGHLYQTLYFGKQNASPIRSCLSCSGYIEGWATFVEDRSYRYAADFLNISPASMEFLRLNRCISLCLYSLLDIGIHDKGWNFTAVSEILSSFGVTEEDVCHEIFQYIVENPANYLKYYLGFLNFSSLENTIRDLEGDAFDLKKFHKNVLEIGPAPFPVLKKYLLMKY encoded by the coding sequence TTGAAAAAATTCTTTCAAAAGAAACGCCGTCTCCTACTTTTCGGTTCTGCGCTTTTCTTTCTCTTTGGCATCTGCTTTTTCTGTTTTAAAAGCTGCTTTATCTCTCCTGATGCACAGTTTGAACAATTTACAGATAAGCTTTTCGAAAACGAGTTATCCTCCAACACCCTAAATCTTCATTATACTTTAGCAAACCCTGAAAAATATGGCATCAAGGAAAAAGAAATCAGTCTGGGTGATATGTCGCCGGAAAGCTTTGAAAAAGGAAAAGAAGACCTTAAAAAGCTGCAAAAAAAGCTTAATTCCTTTTCTCCTGAAAAGCTTTCAAAGGAAAATCAAATCATCTACGATATTTTAAGGCTGTCCTTCGCTACACAGCTTTCCGCAGCCGATGATTATCTTCTGGCAGAACCCCTCGGAGCAAATCTGGGTATTCAGGCACAGCTTCCTGTTCTTCTGGCAGAATACACCTTTCGTTCTCTTGATGATATCAAAGACTATTTTTCCTTACTTGCCTCTATACCCCAATATTTTAAAAGCATTGTCAGATTTGAAACAGAAAAATCCAAAAAAGGACTTTTCATGAGTGATACAACTGCCGACAGAATTATCGAGCAATGCAATACCTTTGTGGAAAATACAGAAACAAACTATCTGCATACCATGTTTCAGGAACGTGTGCAAAAATTACAGGAAGAAAAACAAATCAGCAAAAAACAGGCTTCCTCCTACATAACTATGCACCAAAAGCTCTTAAAAGAGTCTGTTTTTCCTTCTTACAGCCTTCTGGCACAGGAGCTTGAACATTTAAAAGGTACAGGAAAAAACAAAAACGGGCTTTCTCACCTTCCCAAAGGAAAATCCTACTATTCCTATTTGATTAAAAATGATGTGGGAGATTATCGCAGCATAGACGAAATCGAAAAAGATTTATATCAGCAGCTTTTGCAATATTATAATGATGTGCAAAAATTATCACAGGAAAACCCTGCTTTACCGGAAAGCTTAAATACCGAAACTGCCGTAGAAATGGTTGAACCTGAAAAAATTCTTGCGTTTCTGCAAGATACTATTACAAAAGATTTCCCTGCTCTTACAGTGAAGGATTATGAAGTGAAATACGTACCAAAGGCAATAGAAGAATTCTCAAGCCCTGCTTTTTACCTCACTCCCCCTATTGACACTCTCAATCCAAATACTATTTATATTAACAAAGGTTCTTCTGTTTCCTGTCCTGAGCTTTTTACAACCTTGGCTCATGAAGGCTTTCCCGGTCACCTGTACCAGACTCTTTACTTTGGTAAGCAAAACGCATCTCCCATCCGAAGCTGTCTGAGCTGCAGCGGCTATATAGAAGGCTGGGCAACTTTTGTAGAAGACCGTTCCTACCGATATGCGGCGGATTTTTTAAATATCAGCCCTGCCTCCATGGAATTTCTCCGCTTAAACCGCTGTATCAGTCTCTGTCTCTATTCTCTCCTTGATATCGGCATCCATGACAAAGGCTGGAATTTCACTGCGGTTTCTGAGATACTGTCTTCCTTTGGCGTTACGGAAGAGGACGTTTGCCATGAAATCTTTCAATACATTGTAGAAAATCCCGCAAACTATTTAAAATACTATTTGGGATTTCTGAATTTTTCTTCCTTAGAAAATACAATTCGGGATTTAGAAGGAGATGCCTTTGACCTGAAAAAATTTCACAAAAATGTTCTGGAAATAGGTCCGGCTCCCTTTCCTGTTTTGAAAAAATATCTGCTCATGAAATATTAG
- the pstC gene encoding phosphate ABC transporter permease subunit PstC, producing MKNIKETVMKYVFLVCACASILAVALICIFLFANGIPAIGKIGVFDFLLGERWKPGNNIYGILPFILGSIYVTAGAVLIGVPIGICTAVFMAKFCPPKLYKFMKPAVELLAGIPSVVYGFFGMVVVVPFVRDFFGIQLGFGGDGSSMFTASVMLGIMILPTIISVGESAIRAVPESYYEGALALGATHERSVFRTVLPAAKSGVMAGVILGIGRAIGETMAVIMIAGNQPRMPKGLFKGVRTLTSNIVMEMGYAADLHKEALIATAVVLFVFILLINLLFSLVKRRGING from the coding sequence ATGAAAAATATAAAAGAAACCGTTATGAAATATGTGTTTCTTGTGTGTGCCTGTGCCTCTATTCTGGCAGTAGCATTAATTTGCATCTTCTTATTTGCCAATGGTATTCCTGCCATTGGCAAAATAGGAGTTTTTGACTTTTTGCTGGGAGAAAGATGGAAGCCGGGAAACAATATTTACGGTATTTTACCATTTATTTTAGGCAGTATTTATGTAACCGCAGGAGCCGTTTTAATTGGTGTTCCCATTGGTATTTGTACAGCTGTTTTCATGGCAAAGTTCTGCCCACCAAAATTATATAAATTTATGAAACCTGCTGTTGAATTACTGGCAGGAATTCCTTCTGTTGTATATGGTTTCTTTGGTATGGTAGTGGTTGTTCCTTTTGTTCGTGACTTCTTTGGTATTCAGCTGGGATTTGGGGGAGACGGTTCCAGTATGTTCACGGCTTCGGTAATGCTGGGTATTATGATTTTGCCTACAATTATCAGTGTGGGTGAGTCTGCAATTCGTGCAGTGCCGGAGAGTTATTATGAAGGTGCTCTTGCTCTTGGGGCAACACATGAAAGAAGTGTGTTTCGTACAGTGCTGCCAGCTGCAAAATCAGGTGTAATGGCAGGTGTGATTTTAGGTATCGGAAGAGCAATTGGAGAGACTATGGCGGTTATTATGATTGCAGGAAATCAACCGCGTATGCCAAAAGGTCTGTTTAAAGGTGTTCGTACTTTAACATCAAATATTGTTATGGAAATGGGATATGCAGCTGATCTTCACAAGGAAGCATTGATTGCAACAGCAGTTGTACTTTTTGTCTTTATTTTATTAATTAACCTGTTGTTCTCATTAGTTAAGAGGAGGGGAATAAATGGATAA
- a CDS encoding purine-nucleoside phosphorylase encodes MSAVYEKLRTCLESIQKKVDFKPEVALILGSGLGDYADEIDVVQTLDYTEIEGFPTSTVAGHKGRFVFGYVGKTPVVIMQGRVHYYEGYAMSDVVLPTRLMALLGAKKLILTNAAGGVNFEFKPGDFMMLTDHITTGVPSPLIGENLDELGVRFPDMSEVYSKRIQEIIKTAAKDLDIDIKEGVYAQFTGPNYETPAEIRMARTWGADAVGMSTACEAMAARHMGVEIGGISCITNMAAGMSKEELNHKEVQETADRVAVQFKKLITEIITKLND; translated from the coding sequence ATGAGCGCAGTGTATGAAAAATTAAGGACATGTTTGGAGAGTATTCAGAAAAAAGTAGATTTTAAACCGGAGGTGGCTCTGATTTTAGGCTCCGGTCTGGGTGATTATGCAGATGAAATCGATGTGGTGCAGACGCTTGATTATACAGAAATCGAAGGCTTTCCAACTTCGACTGTGGCAGGGCATAAGGGACGTTTTGTCTTTGGATATGTAGGGAAAACTCCTGTTGTAATTATGCAGGGACGTGTGCATTATTATGAAGGCTATGCCATGTCAGACGTGGTGCTTCCAACCAGACTTATGGCTCTTTTAGGAGCGAAAAAGCTGATTTTAACCAATGCGGCAGGCGGTGTAAACTTTGAGTTTAAGCCGGGAGATTTTATGATGCTTACAGACCATATTACAACCGGTGTGCCAAGTCCTTTGATTGGGGAAAATTTAGATGAGCTGGGTGTGAGATTTCCGGATATGAGCGAAGTATACAGCAAGAGAATACAGGAAATTATAAAAACAGCGGCGAAAGACTTGGATATTGACATCAAAGAAGGTGTTTATGCACAGTTTACAGGGCCCAATTATGAAACTCCGGCAGAAATCCGCATGGCAAGAACATGGGGAGCAGACGCAGTGGGCATGAGTACGGCATGTGAGGCAATGGCAGCACGCCATATGGGAGTGGAAATCGGCGGAATTTCCTGTATTACAAATATGGCAGCAGGAATGTCAAAAGAAGAATTAAACCACAAAGAGGTACAGGAAACGGCAGACAGAGTGGCTGTGCAGTTTAAGAAGCTGATTACGGAAATTATTACCAAATTAAATGATTAA
- the pstA gene encoding phosphate ABC transporter permease PstA codes for MDKIRQKLKMYAHHPASFLLALLVWISAIFTAVTLIFIVGYILIKGVPHLTPQLFELEYNSENVSMFPAIINTIFMIMLSLLVAGPLGIFAAVYLVEYAKKGNKLVSVVRVTAETLTGIPSIVYGLFGMLFFVTTLRWGYSMLAGAFTLAIMVLPVIMRTTEEALLAVPDTYREASFGLGAGKLRTIFVVILPSAVPGIFSGVILSIGRIVGETAALMYTAGTVAELPDSVMSSTRTLSVHMYSLASEGLYVNQAYATAVVLLVIVLAINWLSGKIARKIKKG; via the coding sequence ATGGATAAGATACGTCAGAAACTAAAAATGTATGCCCATCATCCAGCCTCTTTTCTTTTGGCTTTGTTGGTTTGGATTAGTGCAATCTTTACAGCAGTGACACTGATTTTTATTGTAGGATATATTTTGATAAAGGGTGTGCCGCATTTGACACCACAGTTATTTGAACTGGAGTATAATTCGGAGAATGTTTCTATGTTTCCGGCAATTATCAATACGATTTTCATGATTATGTTGTCTCTTTTGGTTGCAGGTCCTTTGGGAATTTTTGCAGCAGTATATTTGGTAGAATATGCGAAAAAGGGAAATAAACTGGTGTCTGTTGTGCGCGTAACAGCAGAAACACTTACAGGAATTCCTTCCATTGTATATGGTCTGTTCGGAATGTTATTTTTTGTAACAACACTGCGTTGGGGATATTCTATGCTGGCAGGTGCGTTTACACTGGCAATTATGGTACTCCCTGTTATTATGAGAACAACAGAAGAAGCGCTTTTGGCAGTGCCGGATACTTACCGTGAGGCAAGTTTTGGACTAGGTGCAGGAAAACTTAGAACTATATTTGTGGTTATTTTACCTTCTGCAGTACCAGGTATTTTTTCCGGTGTAATTTTGTCTATCGGACGTATTGTGGGAGAAACTGCAGCTTTGATGTATACAGCGGGAACAGTAGCAGAGCTGCCGGATAGTGTAATGTCGTCTACGAGAACCTTGTCTGTACACATGTATTCTCTTGCAAGTGAAGGATTGTATGTAAATCAGGCTTATGCAACAGCAGTTGTATTACTTGTAATTGTATTGGCAATTAACTGGTTGTCCGGAAAAATTGCCCGCAAGATTAAGAAAGGATAA
- the pstB gene encoding phosphate ABC transporter ATP-binding protein PstB produces the protein MSKFSISDLDLYYDKGAFHALKNINLEIQANEITAFIGPSGCGKSTLLKSLNRMNDLVEGCQITGNILLDGEDVYGDMNVNLLRKRVGMVFQKPNPFPMSIYDNIAYGPRTHGIRSKVKLDEIVEQSLRSAAIWDEVKDRLKLSALGMSGGQQQRLCIARALAVEPEVLLMDEPTSALDPISTSKIEELAVELKKKYTIVMVTHNMQQAARISDKTAFFLLGEMVEYGNTEEMFSMPKNKKTEDYITGRFG, from the coding sequence ATGAGTAAGTTTTCGATTTCCGATTTGGATTTATATTATGATAAAGGAGCTTTTCATGCGTTAAAAAACATAAATCTGGAAATTCAGGCAAATGAGATTACTGCATTTATCGGACCTTCCGGTTGTGGAAAGTCTACCTTGCTGAAATCTTTAAATAGAATGAATGATTTGGTAGAAGGCTGTCAGATTACGGGAAATATATTGTTAGACGGAGAAGACGTTTATGGAGACATGAATGTTAATCTTTTAAGAAAACGTGTAGGAATGGTATTCCAGAAGCCAAATCCATTTCCTATGAGTATTTACGATAATATTGCTTATGGTCCAAGGACACATGGTATTCGTTCAAAAGTAAAGTTAGATGAAATTGTAGAGCAATCATTGAGAAGCGCAGCAATTTGGGACGAAGTAAAAGATCGTTTGAAATTAAGTGCACTTGGTATGTCAGGTGGACAGCAGCAGAGACTTTGTATTGCAAGAGCATTGGCAGTAGAACCGGAAGTATTGTTGATGGATGAGCCTACTTCTGCGCTTGATCCGATTTCCACTTCCAAAATAGAAGAATTAGCAGTAGAATTAAAGAAAAAATATACGATTGTTATGGTTACTCACAATATGCAGCAGGCAGCACGTATTTCTGATAAAACAGCTTTTTTCCTTTTAGGAGAAATGGTAGAATACGGAAATACAGAGGAAATGTTTTCTATGCCTAAGAATAAGAAGACAGAAGATTATATTACAGGAAGATTTGGTTAA
- a CDS encoding Crp/Fnr family transcriptional regulator, with translation MRNKYLYSVLPFLKKCKRETQQQFEDYFQTAPAWLMECFQVEEMEKGQIFVRENTPIDTIYFVGRGTIKATDYRIYGITYDFMSFDCVHALGGMEIIMDLDTYMTTLETATPCTIVKIAKAKYEKWLLTDLRVLKLEAKLTGKSLLEDGRKNRAYLFLQGSDRLAMLLTERYELYAKNGILRVRGGRQGLSDTTGLCVKTINRSVKKFLEEGLISKEGNQLLVSFEQYKKLKELIAAIIDIE, from the coding sequence ATGCGAAACAAATATTTGTATAGTGTACTGCCATTTTTGAAAAAATGTAAAAGAGAGACACAACAGCAGTTTGAGGATTATTTTCAGACAGCGCCGGCTTGGCTTATGGAATGTTTTCAGGTAGAGGAAATGGAAAAAGGGCAAATATTTGTGCGGGAAAACACACCGATTGATACCATTTATTTTGTAGGAAGAGGTACGATTAAGGCAACAGATTACAGAATTTATGGCATTACCTATGATTTTATGAGCTTTGACTGTGTACATGCTCTGGGCGGAATGGAAATCATTATGGATTTGGATACTTATATGACGACCTTGGAAACTGCCACACCATGTACCATTGTGAAGATTGCAAAGGCAAAGTATGAAAAATGGCTGTTGACGGATCTGCGTGTTTTAAAGCTGGAAGCAAAGCTTACAGGCAAATCATTACTGGAGGACGGAAGAAAGAACAGGGCATATTTATTTCTCCAAGGCTCAGACCGTCTGGCAATGCTTTTGACAGAGCGATATGAATTGTATGCAAAGAACGGCATATTGCGGGTACGGGGCGGCAGACAGGGGCTTTCTGACACTACGGGACTGTGTGTAAAAACCATTAACCGTTCTGTAAAGAAATTTTTGGAGGAAGGTCTTATCAGTAAGGAAGGAAATCAGCTTCTTGTTTCTTTTGAACAGTATAAGAAATTAAAAGAATTGATAGCGGCAATTATAGATATTGAGTGA
- a CDS encoding galactokinase gives MKNSGILKEELLQGKYSQLLKEIYLDESMLEYQNKRYADAITEFEKLYGEKEVEVYSAPGRSEVCGNHTDHQLGMVLATSINLDAIAVVSKTEGDLIRIVSEGYDMVEVDVNDLEEKYEEEGTTAALIRGVVAKVKEEGYRVGGFEAYVTSDVLIGAGLSSSAAFEIIVGTIFSGLFNEMSISPVFLAQAGQFAENVYFGKPCGLMDQMACSVGGLIHIDFKNPEEPVVEKVPADFEAYKYSLCIVDTKASHADLTEDYAQIPAEMKKVAAFFKQDVLREVDEKEFYSQIPGLRSILGDRPVLRALHFFEEEKRVQAQVEALKQGDFKEFLSLVEKSGNSSFKYLQNIYTTRNEQSQAMSIALGVSESILGNHGVCRVHGGGFAGTIQIFVENSFVEEYRKAMDKVFGSGSCHVLKVRQHGGMQVL, from the coding sequence ATGAAGAACTCCGGAATTTTAAAAGAAGAATTATTACAGGGAAAGTATAGTCAGTTATTGAAAGAAATTTATCTGGATGAAAGCATGCTGGAATATCAGAACAAAAGATATGCAGATGCAATTACAGAGTTTGAAAAGCTTTACGGCGAAAAGGAAGTAGAAGTTTACAGCGCACCGGGGCGTAGTGAAGTGTGCGGAAATCACACAGACCACCAGCTTGGAATGGTGCTTGCTACATCAATCAACTTAGATGCCATTGCAGTCGTAAGTAAGACAGAAGGAGACCTTATCCGTATTGTATCAGAAGGATACGACATGGTAGAGGTAGACGTAAATGATTTAGAAGAAAAATATGAAGAAGAAGGAACAACAGCAGCTTTAATCCGTGGCGTTGTAGCTAAGGTAAAAGAAGAAGGCTACCGTGTTGGCGGCTTTGAAGCTTATGTTACCAGTGATGTGCTGATTGGAGCAGGACTTTCCTCTTCCGCAGCATTTGAAATTATTGTAGGTACGATTTTCTCCGGCTTATTTAATGAAATGAGCATCAGTCCTGTATTTCTTGCACAGGCAGGACAGTTTGCGGAGAATGTATATTTCGGAAAGCCATGCGGCTTGATGGACCAGATGGCATGTTCCGTAGGCGGATTAATCCATATTGATTTTAAAAATCCGGAAGAACCTGTGGTAGAGAAGGTTCCGGCTGACTTTGAAGCTTATAAATACAGTCTGTGTATTGTGGATACAAAAGCTTCTCATGCAGACCTTACAGAGGATTACGCACAAATTCCCGCAGAGATGAAGAAGGTAGCTGCTTTCTTTAAACAGGATGTGTTAAGAGAGGTAGATGAGAAAGAGTTTTACAGCCAGATACCGGGGCTGAGAAGTATTTTAGGAGACAGACCGGTACTGCGTGCCCTTCACTTCTTCGAGGAAGAAAAACGTGTACAGGCACAGGTAGAAGCTCTGAAACAGGGAGATTTTAAAGAATTTCTTTCTCTTGTGGAAAAATCAGGAAACTCCTCTTTTAAATATCTTCAGAACATCTATACAACAAGAAACGAACAAAGTCAGGCAATGTCCATTGCTCTTGGCGTCAGCGAAAGCATTTTGGGTAATCATGGTGTGTGCCGTGTACACGGAGGCGGTTTCGCAGGAACCATTCAGATTTTTGTGGAAAACAGCTTTGTAGAAGAATACAGAAAAGCTATGGATAAAGTTTTTGGAAGTGGTTCTTGTCATGTATTAAAAGTACGTCAGCATGGCGGTATGCAGGTATTGTAA
- a CDS encoding substrate-binding domain-containing protein: MKKKMLAAILMGTMVFGLAACGNESGNDENANKETTNKEATNQEASSGEAEKSTEAPKGEISVISREEGSGTRSAFIELFGIEEKDASGEKIDNTTEDAQVTNNTSVMMTSVAGNPQAIGYISLGSLDDPVKALKVDGAEATAENVKSDTYKIARPFNIATKEGVSETAQDFISYILSQEGQKIVEDNGYISVGDDAAAYAGTKPSGKIVIAGSSSITPVMEKLKEGYKEVNPNAEIEIQQSDSTTGMESTVNGICDIGMASRELKDSEIEAGLKGQEIALDGIAVIVNNKNSMSDITTDQVKDIYTGEITEWSDLQ; this comes from the coding sequence ATGAAGAAAAAAATGTTAGCAGCAATTTTAATGGGAACTATGGTATTCGGTTTAGCAGCATGTGGAAATGAAAGCGGAAATGATGAAAATGCAAATAAAGAAACTACAAATAAGGAAGCAACAAATCAAGAAGCTTCATCAGGAGAAGCTGAAAAAAGTACAGAAGCACCAAAAGGAGAAATTTCTGTAATTTCCAGAGAAGAAGGTTCAGGAACAAGAAGTGCGTTCATTGAGTTATTTGGAATTGAAGAAAAGGATGCTTCAGGGGAAAAAATTGACAATACAACAGAAGATGCACAGGTAACAAATAATACATCTGTTATGATGACAAGTGTAGCAGGTAATCCTCAGGCAATCGGATATATTTCTTTAGGTTCTTTGGATGACCCTGTAAAAGCTTTAAAAGTAGATGGAGCAGAAGCTACAGCAGAAAATGTAAAAAGTGATACTTATAAAATTGCACGTCCATTCAATATTGCTACAAAAGAAGGCGTAAGTGAGACAGCACAGGATTTCATTTCTTATATTTTAAGTCAGGAAGGTCAGAAAATCGTAGAAGATAATGGTTATATTTCTGTTGGAGATGATGCAGCGGCTTATGCGGGAACAAAACCATCTGGAAAAATCGTAATTGCAGGTTCTTCTTCTATTACACCGGTAATGGAAAAGTTAAAAGAAGGATATAAAGAAGTAAATCCAAATGCAGAAATTGAAATTCAGCAGAGTGACTCTACAACAGGTATGGAATCCACAGTAAATGGTATCTGTGATATTGGAATGGCTTCCAGAGAATTAAAAGACTCAGAAATCGAAGCTGGATTAAAAGGACAGGAAATTGCATTAGACGGTATTGCAGTTATTGTAAATAATAAAAACTCTATGAGTGATATTACAACAGATCAGGTAAAAGATATTTACACAGGTGAAATTACAGAATGGAGCGACCTTCAGTAA
- a CDS encoding BMP family lipoprotein produces MKKKLISLVLAGAMLLGMAGCAEKPGASEEGKKEDKGSKYELALITDVGTIDDKSFNQGSWEGLKKYADENDITCKYYKPSEKSDKACLTAIDLAVKGGAKVIVTPGFLFERPIFEAQTKYPDTKFVIIDAAPVEGENKAPEIKENVLSIFYAEEQAGYLAGYAAVEEGYRQLGFMGGIAVPAVIRFGYGFVQGADAAAKDLGLAQGDINIKYTYVGNFDASPENQAKAAAWYSEGTECIFACGGGVGNSVMKAAEGAGKKVIGVDVDQSVESETVITSAMKTLSDSVYNAVASVYDGTFEGGKSITLGAADDGVQLPMETSKFEKFTQEKYDEIYAALKDGSIQVANDTAADDASKLPVNVVTVESIK; encoded by the coding sequence ATGAAGAAAAAACTGATTAGCTTAGTGCTGGCAGGAGCAATGTTATTAGGAATGGCAGGATGTGCAGAAAAACCGGGTGCATCTGAAGAAGGAAAAAAAGAGGACAAAGGAAGCAAGTACGAACTGGCGTTAATCACAGACGTTGGAACGATTGATGACAAATCCTTTAATCAGGGTTCATGGGAAGGTTTAAAGAAATATGCAGATGAGAATGATATCACATGTAAATATTACAAACCTTCAGAAAAATCAGATAAGGCTTGTTTAACAGCTATTGACCTTGCAGTAAAAGGCGGAGCAAAGGTTATTGTAACACCGGGCTTCTTATTTGAAAGACCGATTTTTGAAGCACAGACAAAATATCCGGATACAAAATTTGTTATTATTGATGCAGCTCCGGTAGAAGGCGAAAATAAAGCTCCGGAAATTAAAGAAAACGTACTTTCTATTTTCTATGCAGAAGAACAGGCTGGATATTTAGCAGGATACGCAGCAGTAGAAGAAGGATACAGACAGTTAGGATTTATGGGTGGTATTGCAGTACCGGCAGTTATTCGTTTTGGTTACGGATTTGTTCAGGGTGCAGACGCAGCAGCAAAAGACTTAGGTCTTGCACAGGGTGACATCAACATTAAATATACTTATGTAGGTAACTTTGACGCTTCTCCTGAAAATCAGGCAAAAGCAGCAGCTTGGTACAGCGAAGGAACAGAATGTATTTTCGCATGCGGCGGCGGAGTTGGTAACTCTGTTATGAAAGCAGCAGAAGGTGCAGGTAAGAAAGTTATTGGTGTAGACGTTGACCAGTCCGTAGAGTCTGAAACAGTTATCACTTCTGCAATGAAAACATTAAGTGACTCTGTTTACAATGCAGTGGCATCTGTTTATGACGGAACATTTGAAGGTGGAAAATCTATCACATTAGGCGCAGCAGATGACGGTGTTCAGTTACCAATGGAAACATCTAAGTTTGAAAAATTCACACAGGAAAAATATGATGAAATTTATGCAGCATTAAAAGATGGTTCTATTCAGGTTGCAAATGATACCGCAGCAGATGATGCAAGCAAGCTTCCGGTTAACGTTGTAACAGTTGAGTCTATTAAATAA
- the add gene encoding adenosine deaminase, protein MESEKIIKLPKVELHCHLDGSLPMGIIRELLGRDVKKEELQVRDDCRNLAEYLEKFDLPLSCMQTETGLKRTSKAFLESLKQDNIQYVEVRFAPLLSVNESLDCTRVIQSVLEGLEEAKKECGIYYNVIACAMRHHTEEDNLQMMKAARSFLGEGICAVDLAGNEAAFPMENFTELFQKAKKLGLPFTIHAGECGRVENVIEAVKCGASRIGHGIALRGHADAMAMCKEKQIGIEMCPISNLQTKAVASKSEYPMREFLDAGLCVTINTDNRTVSNSSIQKEMEFVQKNYGITDEELVRMTENAVHAAFANDEVKAELVRRLKEV, encoded by the coding sequence ATGGAAAGTGAAAAAATCATAAAACTTCCAAAGGTGGAGCTTCATTGTCATTTGGACGGCTCATTGCCAATGGGAATTATTCGTGAGCTTTTAGGCAGGGATGTAAAGAAGGAGGAGCTTCAGGTTCGGGATGATTGCAGAAATCTTGCGGAATATCTGGAAAAATTTGACCTGCCTTTGTCCTGTATGCAGACAGAAACAGGCTTAAAGCGTACTTCAAAAGCTTTTTTAGAAAGCTTAAAGCAGGATAACATTCAATATGTAGAAGTTCGCTTTGCACCTCTGTTATCTGTGAATGAGAGCTTAGATTGTACGAGGGTAATACAGTCTGTTTTAGAAGGACTGGAGGAAGCCAAAAAAGAATGTGGAATTTATTATAATGTAATTGCCTGTGCTATGCGTCACCATACAGAGGAAGATAATTTACAGATGATGAAAGCAGCCAGAAGCTTTTTAGGGGAAGGAATTTGTGCTGTGGATTTGGCAGGAAATGAAGCTGCATTTCCTATGGAAAATTTCACAGAATTATTTCAGAAAGCAAAAAAACTGGGGCTGCCTTTTACCATTCATGCAGGAGAATGTGGAAGAGTAGAAAATGTCATAGAGGCAGTTAAGTGTGGAGCATCCAGAATAGGCCACGGAATTGCATTAAGAGGACATGCTGATGCAATGGCAATGTGCAAAGAAAAGCAGATTGGAATTGAAATGTGTCCAATCAGTAATCTTCAGACAAAGGCAGTGGCAAGTAAATCAGAATATCCAATGAGAGAGTTTCTGGATGCAGGATTATGTGTTACCATAAATACAGATAACAGAACAGTAAGTAATTCCAGTATACAAAAGGAAATGGAATTTGTGCAGAAGAATTACGGAATTACAGATGAAGAGCTGGTACGTATGACAGAAAATGCAGTTCATGCGGCGTTTGCAAATGATGAAGTGAAAGCAGAGCTTGTAAGAAGACTGAAAGAGGTATAA